DNA from uncultured Fretibacterium sp.:
GGTACTTCGGCGAGCTCAAGAAGGGCACCCTGACCCTGGCATGGGGGATAGCCTCCCGCAACGGCTACGCCTCATGCCACGGCGGACTCAAGCGCTATTCCATGAAGGGCGGAAAAAAATTCGTCCTGGCGGCCTTCGGCCTGTCGGGCTCGGGCAAATCCACCATCACGCACGCGGCGCATGGCGGCAAATACGACATCACGGTGCTGCATGACGACGCCTTCGTCGTCAACGTCCGCGACAAGTACGCCATAGCGCTCGAGCCCTCGTACTTCGACAAGGTCCAGGACTATCCCATCGGCTGCGAGGCCAACAAGTACCTGGTGACGATGCAGAACTGCGGAGCCACGGTCACGGTGGACGGCCGGACGATCGCCGTCACCGAGGACGTGCGCAACGGAAACGGGCGCGCCATGAAGTCGCGCCTGTGGTCGCCCAATCGCATCGACCGCATCGACGAGCCGCTGAACGCCATCTTCTGGCTGATGCGCGACCCCACCATTCCGCCGGTCCTGAAGCTGGAGGGGCCGTCCCTGGCCTCCGTGATGGGGGCGACCCTCGCCACGAAGCGGACGACCGCGGAACGCCTCGCCCCCGGCGTGGACCCCAACGCGCTGGTCTGCGAGCCCTACGCCAATCCCTTCCGCACCTATCCTCTGGGCATGGACTACGAACGGTTCAAGCGCCTGATCGAGGACGGAGTGTCCTGCTACGTCCTCAACACGGGGGATTTCATGGGGACGAAGGTGAAGCCCGCCCACACGCTGTCGATCCTCGAGGCCATCGTGGAGGACAGGGCGAACTGGGTCCCCTTCGGCGACTTCTCGGGGATGAGAACGCTGGAGCTTCCCGACTTCAAGATCGATACGCAGGACGAGTCCTACCGCGGCCAGCTCAGAGCGCGCTTCCAGGACCGGCTGGACTTCGTCGTCTCCCGCGAGACGGAGCGCGGGGGCCTGGACAGGCTGCCGGACGACGCCCGCGAGGCTCTGGAACGGGCTGTAGCCGAGATGAACTGAAGCGCAATACCCGAAACAGGGTATCCGATAGGATGATACCCGGAATTTTCTGAGTTGTATTATAATGAGGTCATTCGGGCCGACGGCTTCCCCTGCTGTCGGCGCTGTTTTCTGCCATTCGGAGGACGGCGCCGGGAGCTTTGTTCGGGGAAGGCGGGGGAGGTCGGCTCGAATACAGTTTCATTTTGAGGGGAGTTTTAAAATGAGATTGCCGACGTTCAAGGGGGGAATTCATCCGCCCGACGGGAAGTCCCTGACGGCGGAGAAAACCGTTGAGGTTTTATCCCCAAAGGGGGATTTGGTCTACCCATTGTCCCAGCATCTGGGGGCGCCCTGCGCCCCCCTCGTCAAGCGGGGGGACCGTGTCCTGCTGGGGCAGAGGATTGCGGACACCGATGCCTTCGTCTCCGCACCGATTCTGGCGAGCGTCTCCGGGACGGTGAAGGAGATCGGGTTCCGGATGACGATTCCGGGCAGCTTCGAGACGTGCGTCGTCGTCGAGAACGACGGGCAGTACGAACACGCTCCGACGCTGCTGGACGACCTGGGGCACAAGCCTGAGCGCGGGGACTACCTCAAGCTCATCCGGGCTGCGGGGATCGTCGGGATGGGAGGGGCCTGTTTCCCCACTCACGTCAAGCTGTCGCCCCCCGAGGGGCGCGTCATCCGATGGATAATCGTGAACGGCGCGGAGTGCGAGCCCTTCCTGAACTGCGATAACCGCCTGATGCTGGAGCGTCCCGAGCCCATCATCGAGGGGCTCGAGCTCTGCCTGGAGCTCTTCCCTGACGCGGAGGGCATCATCGCCATTGAGGAGAACAAGCCCAGGAGCATCGAACGGATCCGAGGAGAGCTGTCCGAACACGACGGCTCGCGCATCCGCATATTGCCCCACGCGGTCAAGTACCCGCAGGGCGCGGAGAAGATGTTGATCTGGTCCGTCACGGGCCAGGAGATTCCTCCCGGTGCCCTGCCCGCGGACGTGGGCTGCATCATCCTGAACGTCCGGACGCTCTATCACATCTGGCTTGCCCTTACACAGGGGATCCCCGTCATGGACCGTATCGTCTCGGTCACCGGCGACGTGGTCTCCGCCCCCAAGAACCTGCTGGTCCCGCTGGGGACCTCGGTTCGGGAGCTCGTCGAGGCCGCGGGCGGCTTTAAGGAGGAGCCGGTGAAGGTTCTGGCCGGAGGTCCCATGATGGGCATCTCCATGCGCTCCCTGGACGTTCCCGTGGTCAAGGGGACGTCCGGCATCCTGGCGCTCTCGTCCCGTTTGGCCGTGCTGCCCGTCGAGTCCAACTGCCTGCGCTGCGGGCGCTGCGTCACGGCCTGCCCGATGCACCTCATCCCGTCGGATCTGGATCGTGCGGTGCGCCGCAGGGACTACGCCGGGTTCGAGCGTGCCGGCGGCATGAACTGCATCGAGTGCGGCTGCTGCACCTACGACTGCCCCGCCTCGCGGTTCCTCACCCAGACCTGCCGCAACGGCAAGGCGGCCGTGATGGCCGAACGCAGAAAGCAAGCACAGAAGGGGGCGCAGAAGAAATGACCGAACGTTTTGCTGTGGGCAGCTCTCCTCATATCCATGCTCCCCTCGATACGCAAAAGATTATGGCGTGGGTCCTTATCTCGCTCCTGCCGGCCGGGGCCGCGGGGGTCTGGTTCCTGGGGTCCTCCTCGCTTGTGGTGATCGCCACCTGCGTGGCCGTCTGCGTGGGGTCGGAGTTCCTCTGGCAGCGGCTTGCGGGGCAGCGCGTGACGGTCTCCGACCTCTCGGCGGCGGTGACGGGACTGCTCCTGGCCTACAACCTGCCGCCCACCATCCCGCTGTGGATGGCCGCCTGCGGCTCCGTCTTCGCCATCGTGCTGGTCAAGCAGTTCTTCGGCGGGCTGGGCGGCAACATCGTCAACCCGGCCCTCGCGGCCCGCGCCATGATGCTGATCTCCTGGCCCGTGGCCATGACGACCTGGACCGTACAGGGCGTCAGCGGCGCGACGCCCCTGGCCTTTCTGAAGGGAATGAGCGCCACGGCCGCCGTGTCGCAGGCCACGAGCGCGGCTACGCAGGCCGCGTCCTCCTCCGTTCTGCACTCCTTCTGGAACATCTTCATCGGCAACGTGGGCGGCTGCATTGGGGAGACCTCGGCTGCCGCGCTCCTGTTGGGCGGGGCCGTCCTGATCTGGAGGGGAATCATCTCCTGGCGGATCCCCGTCGTCTACATCGCCACGGTAGCGGCGCTGTCGCT
Protein-coding regions in this window:
- a CDS encoding phosphoenolpyruvate carboxykinase (ATP), giving the protein MSTIGAYDAESFKRVNRTPVRTTIETLFYGNNVKRVRDLREAYALAKDSPGTVELTGMPVFRPEDLELPADANVLLFNDGAVFGRTAAARRIVGYPDVDVAAMAGVVREAVYGMRYRRIYTADAYVGLEEDFMVKAHLALPEGFENNLYSWMFNFQHDNARYREMYARSRRVSDVDGDIFIFADPDWTHPDYPLGLAFFSPEENCAAVLGLRYFGELKKGTLTLAWGIASRNGYASCHGGLKRYSMKGGKKFVLAAFGLSGSGKSTITHAAHGGKYDITVLHDDAFVVNVRDKYAIALEPSYFDKVQDYPIGCEANKYLVTMQNCGATVTVDGRTIAVTEDVRNGNGRAMKSRLWSPNRIDRIDEPLNAIFWLMRDPTIPPVLKLEGPSLASVMGATLATKRTTAERLAPGVDPNALVCEPYANPFRTYPLGMDYERFKRLIEDGVSCYVLNTGDFMGTKVKPAHTLSILEAIVEDRANWVPFGDFSGMRTLELPDFKIDTQDESYRGQLRARFQDRLDFVVSRETERGGLDRLPDDAREALERAVAEMN
- the rsxC gene encoding electron transport complex subunit RsxC; protein product: MRLPTFKGGIHPPDGKSLTAEKTVEVLSPKGDLVYPLSQHLGAPCAPLVKRGDRVLLGQRIADTDAFVSAPILASVSGTVKEIGFRMTIPGSFETCVVVENDGQYEHAPTLLDDLGHKPERGDYLKLIRAAGIVGMGGACFPTHVKLSPPEGRVIRWIIVNGAECEPFLNCDNRLMLERPEPIIEGLELCLELFPDAEGIIAIEENKPRSIERIRGELSEHDGSRIRILPHAVKYPQGAEKMLIWSVTGQEIPPGALPADVGCIILNVRTLYHIWLALTQGIPVMDRIVSVTGDVVSAPKNLLVPLGTSVRELVEAAGGFKEEPVKVLAGGPMMGISMRSLDVPVVKGTSGILALSSRLAVLPVESNCLRCGRCVTACPMHLIPSDLDRAVRRRDYAGFERAGGMNCIECGCCTYDCPASRFLTQTCRNGKAAVMAERRKQAQKGAQKK
- a CDS encoding RnfABCDGE type electron transport complex subunit D, producing MTERFAVGSSPHIHAPLDTQKIMAWVLISLLPAGAAGVWFLGSSSLVVIATCVAVCVGSEFLWQRLAGQRVTVSDLSAAVTGLLLAYNLPPTIPLWMAACGSVFAIVLVKQFFGGLGGNIVNPALAARAMMLISWPVAMTTWTVQGVSGATPLAFLKGMSATAAVSQATSAATQAASSSVLHSFWNIFIGNVGGCIGETSAAALLLGGAVLIWRGIISWRIPVVYIATVAALSLAFGRAGGPLYEVLVGGLMLGAFFMATDYTTSPMTARGQFVFAAGCGLLTALIRTFGGYPEGVSYSILIMNLTVPLIDRLTVPRILGEARR